CGACGGGCTGGGCCACGACCTCGGTGGTCGTCGAGAACTCCACGGCACCGGCCCTGACGACGGTCCCGATGGGGACGAGGACGCCGTCGGCCCGCTCGGTCGGGAACCGGACGAGCCCCGTCGCCACGGCGGCCGGCCGCAGCGGGATCTGGAGCAGGTCGAGGAACGCCAGCCTCGTCGTGTCGGGGATCTGGTTGAAGCGGAACAGCAGTTGCTCGCCGAGGTGGGCGAACAGCTCGAGCAGGGTGATGCCCGGGTCGCCGGGGTTGTGGTCGGTCCACTCCGGCGTGTAGTGCGGGATGCGCCGGACGAGCTCGTCGCGGAGCTGCTGCCACGTGCGGTCGTCGAGGACGGGGGTCAGCAGGGCCATGGCGCCCTCACCGCAGCGGGAAGGAGTGGACGAGGTTGCCGGGGCGGCCGTCCCGGACGTGGGTGTAGGCCACGCCGACGAGCACCACCTCGGGGTCGTCGCCGGGGACGACGTCGACCGAGCGCAGCCGGATCCGCGGCTCCCAGGCGGCGAGCGACAGCTCCACGTCGCGCTTGATCTCGGCCCTCGTCGTGGCGTCGTTGGGCCGCATCAGGTAGCGGCGCAGCCCGCAGCCGAAGCCGGGCCGCATCACCCGCTCGCCCGGCTCGGTCACGAGGATGGCGGTGATCGACTGGCGGACGGCCTCGTCCCCGGCGACGAGGGCGAGCGAGCCGCCGGTGACCGGGACGACGGGGAAGGCGAGGCCGACGCCGAGGTAGGCGGGTCCGGAGCCGCGGACGGGGGCGGTCGTCACCGCAGCTCCACCTCCACCCTCGCCACCGGCTCCTCCCACACGAGGTCGGCGGTCACCGAGAGGGGCGCGTCGACGGCGGCCGCGACGTAGAGGTCGGCGAGGGCCTGGGTGCTGTACCCGGCCACGAGCGTGTCGGCCACGTCGGTCCCGAAGGCGTCCTCGAACACGGCGTGCAGGTCGGCGTCGAGCTGGGCCCTCACGCTCACGCTCACGTCGAGGTCGAGGTCGATGCTCGGCGGCAGGGCGGCGAGCTCGGCCGACAAC
Above is a window of Acidimicrobiales bacterium DNA encoding:
- a CDS encoding GPW/gp25 family protein — translated: MTTAPVRGSGPAYLGVGLAFPVVPVTGGSLALVAGDEAVRQSITAILVTEPGERVMRPGFGCGLRRYLMRPNDATTRAEIKRDVELSLAAWEPRIRLRSVDVVPGDDPEVVLVGVAYTHVRDGRPGNLVHSFPLR